Proteins encoded together in one Streptomyces umbrinus window:
- the nth gene encoding endonuclease III → MAAASKKVVAPKKAAAPKRAAKKSAPAEAVAGKAASASSAPAKSTAKKTSASSAPAKATARKPRPTPAKKSAPVKKAAPAAVTPAKATPAKAAPVKAAPAKATSAKTTPTKVAPAKPPRNESHTALVRRARRINRELGEVYPYAHPELDFENPFQLVVATVLSAQTTDLRVNQTTPALFGKYPTPEDLAAANPEEVEEILRPTGFFRAKTKSVMGLSKALRDDFGGEVPGRLEDLVKLPGVGRKTAFVVLGNAFGRPGITVDTHFQRLVRRWQWTDATEPDKIEAIIGGLFPKSEWTMLSHHVIFHGRRICHARKPACGACPIAPLCPAYGEGETDPEKAQKLLKYEKGGFPGQRLNPPQSYLDAGGIPAPPLGATIPGASAPGASAPGASAPGAPAPASAAPAPGSPAREAG, encoded by the coding sequence GTGGCTGCCGCGAGCAAGAAGGTGGTCGCTCCGAAGAAGGCTGCCGCTCCGAAGAGGGCCGCCAAGAAGAGCGCACCGGCGGAGGCCGTCGCCGGGAAGGCGGCCTCGGCGTCGAGCGCGCCGGCGAAGTCGACCGCCAAGAAGACCTCGGCATCGAGCGCGCCTGCGAAGGCGACCGCCAGGAAGCCCAGGCCCACGCCTGCCAAAAAGTCCGCCCCCGTGAAGAAGGCCGCACCCGCCGCAGTGACCCCCGCCAAAGCCACTCCCGCCAAAGCCGCCCCTGTCAAAGCGGCGCCGGCCAAGGCCACCTCCGCCAAAACCACCCCCACCAAAGTCGCCCCCGCCAAGCCTCCCCGGAACGAGTCGCACACGGCCCTCGTCCGGCGGGCGCGCCGTATCAACCGTGAGCTCGGCGAGGTGTACCCGTACGCACACCCGGAGCTGGACTTCGAGAACCCCTTCCAGCTCGTGGTCGCCACGGTCCTGTCGGCGCAGACGACGGACCTGAGGGTGAACCAGACGACGCCGGCCCTCTTCGGGAAGTACCCCACGCCCGAGGACCTGGCCGCGGCGAACCCGGAGGAGGTCGAGGAGATCCTCCGGCCGACCGGGTTCTTCCGGGCCAAGACCAAGTCGGTGATGGGGCTCTCCAAGGCCCTGCGGGACGACTTCGGGGGCGAGGTCCCCGGCCGCCTCGAAGACCTCGTCAAACTGCCCGGTGTGGGCCGCAAGACCGCCTTCGTCGTCCTGGGCAACGCCTTCGGCCGCCCCGGCATCACCGTGGACACCCACTTCCAGCGACTCGTACGACGCTGGCAGTGGACCGACGCGACGGAGCCCGACAAGATCGAGGCGATCATCGGCGGGCTCTTCCCGAAGAGCGAGTGGACGATGCTCTCGCACCACGTGATCTTCCACGGCCGCCGTATCTGCCACGCCCGCAAGCCCGCCTGCGGTGCCTGCCCGATCGCCCCGCTCTGCCCGGCGTACGGAGAGGGCGAGACGGACCCGGAGAAGGCCCAGAAGCTCCTGAAGTACGAGAAGGGCGGCTTCCCGGGCCAGCGCCTCAACCCTCCGCAGTCCTACCTCGACGCGGGCGGCATTCCGGCACCCCCGCTGGGAGCGACCATCCCCGGCGCCTCCGCGCCCGGCGCCTCCGCGCCCGGCGCCTCCGCCCCCGGCGCGCCCGCACCCGCCTCCGCCGCCCCCGCGCCCGGTTCACCCGCGCGGGAGGCCGGATGA
- a CDS encoding NUDIX hydrolase produces the protein MTRASRTHDIQDGDLVLTKDGLPGWLDPVVHAVETVEPLQLSRFLPPEDGGGRQSAVLILFGEGELGPELLLMERASSLRSHAGQPSFPGGALDPEDGDPKADGPLRAALREAEEETGLDPRGVQLFGVLPKLYIPVSGFVVTPVLGWWREPTPVGVVDPAETARVFTVPVADLTDPGNRATAVHPRGHAGPAFLVESALVWGFTAGIIDRLLHYAGWERPWDRDKQVPLDWRA, from the coding sequence ATGACGCGCGCGAGTCGCACGCACGACATTCAGGACGGCGATCTGGTCCTGACCAAGGACGGCCTGCCGGGCTGGCTGGACCCGGTGGTGCATGCCGTGGAGACGGTGGAGCCGCTCCAGCTGAGCCGCTTCCTGCCCCCGGAGGACGGCGGCGGGCGCCAGTCGGCCGTACTGATCCTGTTCGGCGAGGGAGAGCTGGGCCCCGAGCTGCTGCTCATGGAGCGGGCGAGTTCGCTCAGGTCGCATGCGGGGCAGCCGTCGTTCCCCGGTGGCGCCCTCGACCCCGAGGACGGCGACCCGAAGGCCGACGGGCCGTTGCGGGCCGCCCTCCGCGAGGCCGAGGAGGAGACCGGGCTCGACCCCCGCGGCGTTCAGCTCTTCGGCGTGCTCCCGAAGCTCTACATCCCGGTGAGCGGCTTCGTGGTCACCCCGGTGCTGGGCTGGTGGCGCGAGCCGACACCGGTCGGCGTGGTCGATCCGGCTGAGACGGCCCGCGTCTTCACGGTCCCCGTGGCGGATCTCACGGACCCCGGCAACCGCGCGACGGCCGTGCACCCGCGCGGCCACGCAGGTCCGGCATTCCTGGTCGAATCCGCCCTGGTCTGGGGCTTCACGGCCGGAATCATCGACCGCCTCCTGCACTACGCGGGCTGGGAACGACCTTGGGACCGCGACAAGCAGGTCCCGCTCGACTGGCGCGCATGA
- a CDS encoding MarP family serine protease, with product MNVLDILLLVAAVWFAIVGYRQGFVVGILSVIGFLGGGLVAVYLLPVIWGAVTDDAEVGTTAAVVAVVVVIVCASVGQALTTHLGNKLRRYITWSPARALDATGGALVNVVAMLLVAWLIGSALAGTTLPTLGKEVRNSKVMLGVDRALPNQADTWFADFSSVLAQNGFPQVFSPFSNEPINEVDPPDPALASSPVAARAQRSIVKVTGTAQSCGKVLEGTGFVFGPRRVMTNAHVVGGVNEPYVQIGGEGKRYAAKVVLYDWERDIAVLDVPDLNAPALKFSTKEATRGDDAIVAGFPENGSYTVNPARVRGPITANGPDIYHRGTVQRKVYSVFATVRQGNSGGPLLTATGEVYGVVFAKSLDNADTGYALTVEEVQEDITKGRTANQQVGSDSCAL from the coding sequence GTGAACGTGCTGGACATCCTGTTGCTGGTCGCCGCCGTGTGGTTCGCGATCGTGGGCTATCGCCAGGGGTTCGTCGTAGGCATCCTGTCGGTGATCGGATTCCTGGGCGGCGGTCTCGTCGCGGTCTACCTCCTGCCGGTCATCTGGGGCGCGGTGACGGACGACGCGGAGGTCGGCACGACCGCAGCCGTCGTCGCCGTGGTCGTCGTGATCGTCTGCGCCTCGGTCGGCCAGGCCCTCACCACCCATCTCGGCAACAAACTCCGCCGGTACATCACCTGGTCCCCGGCCCGCGCCCTGGACGCCACGGGCGGCGCCCTCGTCAACGTCGTGGCGATGCTCCTCGTCGCCTGGCTGATCGGCTCGGCCCTGGCCGGTACGACACTGCCGACGCTCGGCAAGGAGGTCCGCAACTCCAAGGTGATGCTCGGCGTGGACCGTGCGCTGCCCAACCAGGCCGACACCTGGTTCGCCGACTTCTCCTCGGTCCTCGCGCAGAACGGCTTCCCGCAGGTCTTCAGCCCGTTCTCGAACGAGCCGATCAACGAGGTGGATCCGCCCGACCCGGCCCTCGCGAGCAGCCCGGTCGCCGCCCGCGCCCAGCGCTCCATCGTCAAGGTCACCGGCACCGCCCAGAGCTGCGGCAAGGTCCTCGAAGGCACCGGCTTCGTCTTCGGCCCGCGCCGCGTGATGACCAACGCCCATGTGGTGGGCGGCGTGAACGAGCCGTACGTCCAGATAGGCGGCGAGGGCAAGCGGTACGCCGCGAAGGTCGTGCTCTACGACTGGGAGCGCGACATCGCCGTACTCGACGTACCCGATCTGAACGCGCCCGCCCTGAAGTTCAGCACCAAGGAAGCGACCAGGGGGGACGACGCGATCGTCGCGGGCTTCCCGGAGAACGGCTCGTACACGGTCAACCCGGCACGCGTGCGCGGACCCATCACGGCCAACGGCCCGGACATCTACCACCGCGGCACCGTGCAGCGGAAGGTCTACTCCGTGTTCGCGACCGTGCGCCAGGGCAACTCCGGCGGCCCGCTGCTCACCGCGACCGGCGAGGTGTACGGCGTGGTGTTCGCGAAGTCCCTCGAC